AGTATTTGGCATGTGAGGCACATGGTAAAACTTTTCGGTGTCCACTAGGAAGAGTAATGTGaaatgtcacttttttttttttttttaagagaagtTGTTTATCCTTTGGGTGTAGAGAAAATGGCAATAGCCCCAAACCAAAATTTTAACCGCACCAAACATGAGAATATTGGAAGCCAATCCATACTCAACCAGATCTCCATTGTGAAAGCCCCATACTCAACCAATTGAGCCACCCTGAagcttgttttccctacttccactAGGAAAGTCATTTCcctcatttttaagaaacttattttcctagagaaaatggtttccaaaaattttaaccaaccaaacatgagaatATTGGAAGCCCCATACTCAAATCCATACAAAACACACCTTAAGTTGTGCTGGAGGGTTGCAGTGCCATGTTGTTCCAAGAATTGGTTGTTTTGTTAGGACTTAGGACTCTCCTTTGTCTGCATTATTAAATATGATTATGAAGTGTACTGCCTTGTATCAGCAATTAGCATGAACATTTATATCACGTTCCTGAGTTTCAATTTGTTCGTTATGGAGGCATGTGTTATGCTTTCACAAATATATGCATTATGATCTTTTGTAGACAACTTTTGTTGATTTTTCATACATAAACAGTGATACTTGCACAGACACTCTGGTAAATCTATCTGCCGATTATTTTAGCTTGAAGCATGTTTTGTGAACTTCATTATGATCTTTTGTTCGTTATGGAGGCATGTATTATGCTTCCACAAATATATGCATTATGATCTTTTGTAGACaccttttgttgttttttatacATAAACTGTGACACTTGCACCAACACGCTAGTAAATCTATCTGCCAATTATTTTAACTTGAAGCATGTTTTGTGAACTTCAGTTTCAGATTTCACTTCTTCAGCTGGCAGCTTTCCTCCTCCCTTGTTATGTAATGGCTCGGACATGGTACATGATACAATGCCGAAGGAGGAGGCAGGTGTGTTCACCTAACCGGTTATAATTTATACTAATCAGTCTCTTTCCTCTCATATTGTTCCCTTCAATCTTGCATACCTAAATATGAAGCAACAATAAAGTCGTAAAAGATCTCATCAAGTACAAAGGAAAGATGTTCAACTCTATTGAACCTGAGAGCTAAAATTGCTTGACTCTGTCTTAATCGAAGTGCTTGTTAGAATAAAATCAGGAAAGTGGTTCCTTGGTAACAATTGCTTCTAtgattcatcttttgttttgtaAACTTTTCCAGGCAGTTATTGTTTGTCTTTTAGTTTCTTAAGGACAGCGCTTCTGTGCTCCTACGTCATTGCTAACTTAAAAGACTTCCCTGATGCCAATTTCATGTAGTAAttggttttgtttttcttctaaCGACTCCTTTTCCTAACTGTTGCTTGgtttttcatattcataatcatgGTTTATCCTAATACAGTGAGTTCAAGTGAATAGAATAATTCTCTGAGTTTTTTGTAAGTGGATTTGCTCTCAATAGCTCCGGTTTACAAGTCCTGACTAAAATTGGTAGTTACTTCTTGAAATGTGGTGTACTAAAAATGACAACATTAACACTTCTCTTTAACTTGCTTAATGCTATGAAAAGCTCTTCTGCTTTATCTTACGTGTGCGCGCTTGATTTCAGGGTTAAGATGGAGCCGTGTTTGGTAGCATGCCCTTTGCAGCCTTTGTCTCTCTGATGTCTCTTATGGGCGACAATGCTGCTGTACATCAACCTCTCTTTCGACAGATACCTGTATTTATCTTCCAAGGTGCAATGTTAAGTTAGCACTTTGGTTCTGCAAATCGCCTTAGCTCTTTGAGCTCTACATATAAGCTCTGCCTTAGTTTCTCCTTAGCCGTGAACTCGTAAGCAAATGTAAATGTGACGATTTGAGTTCGCAGGCTGTTTTTATCACCATGTTCTGTAATCTAAGTTATTGGATGTCATCAAAACAATTGGCaatccatttgaaatttctaatgGAACAGTAAGAGTTATCTGCATTTTGTTGAGGGTAACATGCTTCGTTCAGTTTCGCAGACAGTTTTTGCCTGTGCACTactcgtctcaatttatgtgacaccttttggattttgagagtcaaaccAATTCTcttttaatcattatttttatgtcttttaaatattttaaatagttaattattgtgacctatgatattttttatgtagaattatgtaaatttgattttaaaaaacttGTCCGAATTCACggtcaaaattaagaagtttgattTTTGAGATCTAAAccgtgccacataaattgggatagagggagtagaTGTTTTATCTTAGTCCATGGGGGAGGCTACAACTTCAAACACTGAATTATTCTTTATAGATTAGTATACTTTTCACCATTATCTAGTGTAAGATTCAAGATTAGGTCTAATATTCGAGATAAATTGACCTCCCTGGCAGGTACGTACTTATCTATGTGATTAGCACGCTTTTTAGATGTGCTCCTGCAAATCCGGCAAATTGGGACAGGGAGATCTATCTTTTCTTTGCTTACTATAGTGGGAGtaagacttatttattttgCCCAACCCTGAAAATGTTTGAAGTtctcttttacttttaaaacaacacttgtggccttaaaaaataaaaaagaagaaacactTGTAGCCAGTTATTCTACTTTTCTAAACttttttacaacaacaacatacccagtgtattcTCATGTTCTTAGCCCGGGGAGGTTAGAAGACGCCACCTTATCTTATTTTTGTGGGAGCCTTTATACTGCTTCCGACGACTCCCTCGGCTCGAAAGAACTTTTCTAAACttttttattgatgattttctTAAGTAAAGATAAGAGCACATTCCATGAAACATCTGAGTGAAAAACCATAAAATATACCAGACTGGTTGAAGCTGAGACCTTATCGTTGGAGCAAAGTGGGGCAAAAAGAAGTACCCAATTCAAAATCAGACTTCGAAATAATTTCATGTACATGACGCATGAATCTCAAAGTGTAACATACACACTTCTATTTTCTGCGTTTGTTCtaaccttatttttcttttccagcAAACAGTTTAACTTAGGCATTAATATTTAATCAATCAAAGTTATATGACTAAACAACATTTGagatttttcccctttttctaaTCAGGTTTCAAGTCCTTATGCATTTAAACCAGTTTGTTACATTCAAAAATGCCTCTAGAGAAATTAATGGTTTTGAAAAacagataaagaaaaaaaatcacccAAATTTCAAGAGTTGGTCTAAACGAATATGATAGTTGGGACCCAAAAAAAAGTAGAATAAATTCACGTCCTTGAAATTTATCGGAAAATCACAACAGCTCAAAAGTAGAAATGTCAAAAAGGTATTAAtagggaattttttttcaaacacaATAAATATGTTGCATTTATAGTTCCCAACAGTACAAATGTACATTATCAATCAGAGTTATCTTGTAAGCATGAAATCACTACATACAATTTACATGATTACTCACAATTCTTAAATAGATTTCTTTGCTTTTACACTTCATAGTTTTTGAAAGTAAATTAAAGTGCTTTTAGACACAATGAATTGTGTAGTCGGAGTTTATAAAGCATTTTTTTGGAGTGCTTGTAACACTATCATTCCCTTCTCATGATTAATCAACTAGCTACTATTCATGTTAGCAGTACTAGAACTATATATTAAGTTAAGAGAAGTCTATAAAAACAAGTGAGACAAGAGTAGAAGTTAACACagtataacatatatctttcgccAAAAGCAAGATCATAATGAAATTgaacatttgaaaaaaaaagggaggctTGATATTGGATTAGGTAGACTAGattcagacctctctataacaacatttgatAATAACAATGTTTTCTCTGGAACCGATCTTCCAtcttatgttatattatatgttctgtATAACAATATTTCACTATATCAGCTAAAAAATATCGGAACAACGACACTGTTataaagaggtttgactgtatatgtTGTTGCAAATGTAACATGTGTACAAGGAATTTCTACCAATAATCCAAACAAGAACAAGTTCCATTTCTAAAGTGATGAaacctagatctatctcttacTATAATTACCCTCTCATAAATCATCGAAATAAGCTTAGTAGCTGTATGGCAGTCATTGCAAACCCTTAAGTTCTTTATAATTCTAATAGGGGCATCAGAATCAGAAGCAATAAGAGCATAAGCAATGGCTAACCTCTCACTATGGTATGAAAGGGCATCTTCCTTCTCTTCCTCTTCAATGTCAAACAAAACTTCTCTTGTTCCCGACTTATGACCGTGTTCTTGCAACCTTCTATGCATCTCATCTAATTTCACATATATCCATTTGGCTTCTGGATGAGTCTTATCGCCAATAAGGAACTCGTGCATGACACCATCGATATCGACAATGCTATTACCAGGAGCTTTGTCGATCCCCAGATCTTTCATCAACTTCCTTACATTTTTCACATCATCCCACCTGTTCAAGCTAGCGTACATATTCGATAGTAACACGTAGTTCCCACTGGTCTCTGGCTCTAGCTGTATCAATTGTTTCAGAGCTGATTCACCTACCTCTAAGTTACCATGAACTCTAGCAGCTCCAAGTAAGGACCTCCAAAGAACCGCATTTGGCTTCATAGGAATGGTCTGAACTATTTCCTGAGCCTCCTTTACTCGGCCTGCTCGACCGAATAGGTCCACTAAGGCCCCATAGTGCTCAAGCTTAGATTCAATGCCGTAATCCTCCTTCATAGACTCAAAAATTTTGCAGCCTTGATCCACCAACCCCACATTAGAGCAAGCACACAAAATAACTAGCATTGTTACATCGTCAGGAACCAAACCTTCTAAATCCACCATTTTCTTGAAAAGGTCAAGGGCTTCCAGACCAAGGCCATGAACTGCAAGTCCTCTAATCATGGCATTATAACAATAAGTGTCTCGTTCGAGCAATCGATCGAATACCTGCCGAGCAAAACCAAGACGCCCACAATTTGCATACACGGCAATTAATGCTGTGCCAACAAACCGATTGAGCTTAAGACCATTCCTAAGCACATAAGAATGAGCCCATATTCCTTGACTAAGTGCACCTAAATCAGCACAAGCACTAATCAATGCCACCAAAGTAACTTCATTGGGACAAGTCAAAGATTTCTGCATTTGACTAAACAAAAGCAAAACCTCTAACGACAAATTAGTGCTATCATAAGCATTATCAGGACTGGCTTCATACTGAACAGAAGTGTTATGGGCATAAGCTGTAAGTATGGAGTTCCAAGAAGCTAAATCTGGTTTAGTAATTTGATCAAAGAGGAATCTTGAAACACCCAATTCCCCGTACTTGGAGTAGAAATTAAGCAATGAGGCTTGAACAAAACGATCATAAGGTGGTTCGAGGAATTTCAAGACATGGGTGTGCAAGGCTCGGCCATGTTGAAGCCATGGTTGAGAACTACAAGCCTTAAAAAGAGAAGGGTAGGTGTAACTGTTCGGTATGAGAGTAGTTTGCGTGAGAATACGAGTGTAAAGAGCTAAGGCAAAGTGAGTTTGATCAACTTCTTTCCAAGCAAGTGACGATGAGATGAGGGTGTTGAAAAGGAAGATTGTTGGATTTGTTACTTGGTTGAAGATGCTTAAAGCATAGGAAATGGTGGAAGCTATGGTGGAGGATGAAATGAGAATGCGACTGAGAGGGTAAGTGTGGAGAATAAGCCCAGTTGTGATCATTTGAGCATGGACTTGCTTGAGGGTGGCTATGTTTTTGCATTGTTCTATGAGTTTGAAAATTGGGTGGGAAGATTTTGGGCTCAATGATTTCATATGATGTGCTCAAAGCTTTGCAAGACAAACAAAACCTCTCACAAGTCATTAGTGCAAAATGAGAGCTCTCCTTTTGATGGCGCACTGGCACAGGATTAATCAAACGGCAGAACTCAACACCAATTCTGATCATGCCCACATctaaaaatcaaaagataacaTCATTAGACTCAACATttcaacatatatatgtttagcaCATAGGTAAAGAAAAATCACACACCAGGTTAATATGGACAAgattccttttatatatatatatatatatatatatatatatatatataaggtgagGTTTAagattcctttcctttttaatcagCTTAGTTacatattgctatatttatcCCAATAACCGCGCCCAAGGGTGTGGCCTTGTAGTCACTGAAATTATGATGGGGTATGATAGACTAAGGTTCAAATTCCAGAGGCAAAAACTGTTAGGTGTTTTCTTATCATCTCCCTAAGTTTTGGTGGTGGTAGGTAGCGTGTACCTGGTGGATTAGCCGAGATACGGATAAGCTGACCTAGACACCATCgttatttaaagaaaaaaagtttgttCGAATAATCTGAACCACCCCACTTGGACTGTCATCATTTTCAGTTAGGATAGTCATCGTGTtccatttaaaatgaaacacACAGAAACATAAAGATCATtgaaatttgataaataaaccAAGACACAAAACTCTCCATTAAAgacaaaaacaaattttcaaacaaaTTGTTGTCTTTAGGACACTATAGATCAGGCAAATTATAGGGCAACACAGTGCAGTCTAGAGGGCCATATCAGGGAACAGATAGACGAGGCCACACCCCGCACTTAAACTCTTCTCTACTCTCTTAATGAGTGCAACTGGAATGGGAAGCTTTGAGTATACATTTCTATGTTAACTAGACTTTACTAGCTTTGAGTGCACTGGAACTTTACTGGCATTTAGCAGGACAACTGGCTTGAGCTTAAGAGTGAACAACATATTAGAATCTCAATATTCAAGCATCATCTCTTCTAACAAGACAATACTGCTAAGAGCAAGCACACAAATAACATCCAAAATGTTTTAAGTATTAAAATTAACGATAGGAGAACTATGGCCTTTCCccattttcatgaacaacatgcAAGTAAATCTCGTCGTGCACCAAAATTAAAAGCATTGCCAACCTACCAGCACTAGCGCAATACACCCTCCAGTTCTAGTCAACTATTTGTGTGaaacaaggttaattctttgTATGACAAATGAACATTCAGTCATTTAACACCTGAATCAGTCCTAGATGTACCCGTGATGTCAACTGATACGCACAGGAACAGCAACAGGAGTCGTTTGGTAGCTGTTacagttatgcaggtattagtaataCAGGGATTAGTTATGAgagaatctatgtattattttatgcagtgCAAACTAAACACCGTATtaggtgtgttgaattttaaaCCTAGCATAAGaatgctaccaaacatggtactcCTTACTTATGCAGGATTTAATACATGCATAACTTAGCTCCTAACAAGCTACCAAACGATCCCTTTAATATAATGGGAAAATTTCacttataaacaatttatgggtcaaaattACATATTCACAAcctatattttaaattacaaacctacaGCCCAACATTTCATGGCCCAACTTGAATATTCACctttatacaataatatacaattTTATACACCTACTGTAGACAATATATacaccttgtataaaagtgtataataatgtataagactagtatacaatattatacaacaatatataactttatacatctactgtagacaatgtataaaccttgtataaaagtgtataataatgtataagactagtaaaaaactgaagaggaaaaaaatggctatggcgggtaattaaaaaaagatggGCTAAAACGGGTAAATATTTTGCCATAATTGGCATACAGTGTAAAATTCCCTAATATAATTACGAGGTAGCGATTGATCCATACGTGTAACACCCGTTCAACAATGTTATATAGTGTGACTCGAATCAGTTCCAAGGGTATAGCTAAAACATTCTCAAACTTACACCTAACTAAAAGCACTTtggagttgaattctcggtgaaacattttatcaaacaggTTGTGAGCATGAGTTGACAGTATTTGAGTAGAAGAAGCAATATTTGAGtaaacatcatcaacaaatTGGCGAAACTTGCCATAATATAATACCTGGAACCTGGTTCTTACCACCC
This portion of the Lycium ferocissimum isolate CSIRO_LF1 chromosome 1, AGI_CSIRO_Lferr_CH_V1, whole genome shotgun sequence genome encodes:
- the LOC132056713 gene encoding pentatricopeptide repeat-containing protein At5g43790, giving the protein MKSLSPKSSHPIFKLIEQCKNIATLKQVHAQMITTGLILHTYPLSRILISSSTIASTISYALSIFNQVTNPTIFLFNTLISSSLAWKEVDQTHFALALYTRILTQTTLIPNSYTYPSLFKACSSQPWLQHGRALHTHVLKFLEPPYDRFVQASLLNFYSKYGELGVSRFLFDQITKPDLASWNSILTAYAHNTSVQYEASPDNAYDSTNLSLEVLLLFSQMQKSLTCPNEVTLVALISACADLGALSQGIWAHSYVLRNGLKLNRFVGTALIAVYANCGRLGFARQVFDRLLERDTYCYNAMIRGLAVHGLGLEALDLFKKMVDLEGLVPDDVTMLVILCACSNVGLVDQGCKIFESMKEDYGIESKLEHYGALVDLFGRAGRVKEAQEIVQTIPMKPNAVLWRSLLGAARVHGNLEVGESALKQLIQLEPETSGNYVLLSNMYASLNRWDDVKNVRKLMKDLGIDKAPGNSIVDIDGVMHEFLIGDKTHPEAKWIYVKLDEMHRRLQEHGHKSGTREVLFDIEEEEKEDALSYHSERLAIAYALIASDSDAPIRIIKNLRVCNDCHTATKLISMIYERVIIVRDRSRFHHFRNGTCSCLDYW